In the Lagenorhynchus albirostris chromosome 16, mLagAlb1.1, whole genome shotgun sequence genome, ATCCCATGGGAAAATTTACTGGCCTTGAGGCTATGCAGAGCAGAAATCTAAAGGAAAAACCAAGCccatcacttttatttattttggttaccCTGAGGTACAGTTGGTACAGGAAAGACAGAATGAGTGCTTAGTACTATTCCATTAttaatagttttcaaaataatgaattggTTCCCTGGAACTCTTCAAATCATcgatttaaacatatttgatgtgtttcaatcacttctagttattacttttatTGTCAGATTGTCCAAGCCCATCACTCTTTGTCACTTGGCAGCAATGTAATGAGGTGACCCACCCTGGGGTCTGTGCTCATCTTCCATATGAGTGCTGGTGTTACTATGACATATGCAGATGTCATAAAACTCCTAGGTTTTTAACAGTCCATCTTTAAAAGGGTGTGGCATTCCAAGTGTTACTCactcaggaaaaagacaagttaGAGAAAACTCAGAAGATAAAAAGGTGgttccccctccctgggcctggccTTTGGGGGTCTAGGCTTTGAGGCTAAGGGGTCCTGGTGCATGCCCCTGCAGGGTGCAGGCAAGGTGGAGTCCACCGTTTAGATGCAGACACAGGGCTAGGATGGATCAGGGCCCACAGACTCCAGAAAGAAAGCCTTATCTTACAAGTCAGACTCGACTCCTCCCCCTTTGTCAATCCTGATAGTGAAACCAGTAGGGAGGTAACTGCCAAATTAGCACGACTCTACAGGGGAGGAGATCCTGGGAGGAAAATGCCAGcactcttctccttcccttgccaccTCTGTCAAAGCTAGGCTTTAGTTTATTAAAGGAAGACCGTAATCCCCTTGGAGTCAAAAAGGCCCAAGCTCCAAGGTGGCTCCTGGAGCTAAAATTTCAGGTGTGACCCAAGCAGGCCAGACGTCAGCTACAAGAGCAAGCAGGTGAGCGGGTTCAAGCCCGCCCCCAGCAAAACCGGGAGGCGCATCCAAGAGGGGTTCTCGCTTCCTTCCTGGAGGTACGGTTTTGCCCAATCCCGCCTTCATTCAGCAGCCATCAGGACGCCAGTTCTAAGGCCTAAGTTCTCATCCCTCCCGGCAAGGCTGACAGGCTGGGACAGGCACTAGAGCCTGTGCCAAAAACTCTGTAGCTGCCtcaccttatttaatcctcacaaccaacCTGGGAGGTACATTCTCATTTTAGTTACAGGAAAAATGGgactcaaagaggttaaatatctTGCTCAAAGTCATACAGCTATTAAGTAGCTGAGTTTAAATAAATTCAAACTCCAGTCTGATTCCAGTGCTTGTACAAGATCCTAACCATTCCAGAAAACGGACTCCTACCCTTGCTggccacctcccccccccccgcccccgctcatCTCCAAACAGTCTGATGGCTTCACCACCAGGAGTGGCTCCCAGACAGTCAGGGAGAGTGGAGCAGTGTGACCATCAAGACATGATATCCTTCTTCAGAAACAGGCCCAGGGTGACGCAGGGGGCACACATGTCTCAGCCATTTCTGAAAGACTGCCAACCCTTGCAGGAGGCATCCATCAGTGCTTattaaaagacaaattaaggatTTGGGGTTCTAAAAATTCCCTACCAAGGTGTCTATAAATCCCCTGTGAAGTAGGATGATGCTAAACATGAAAACCAATTTTAAGTTCATAAGAAACAGATCTTACCGTAGTGCAAGGCCGGGACCTTCTAACAGCACACCGTAGTCTCGGGAAATCTGTTTAGTCAAATCTGACAAGAGTGCGATGTGCATGTGGCCCAAACCGCCATtctaataaaaatgcaaacaggGCTGGTTGTTATACTGCGGCTCCCACAGCGTCCTCGGCCAGGCAACACGATGTCTGACTGACGGTGGCAACGGACAGCGGTGACCGAGCACCAACAATGGGCCAAGCGCTGCTCTAAGCTCTTTCTGTTGTCTCACTTCCTCCTCTAAGCATCCTGGAGTAGCTACTATCATCACCaccactgtacagatgaggaaactgagacacacaaaggttaagtaacttgctccaggtcacagctagaaaggggcagaggcaggatttaaacccagcTGATACTACAgacctttctttttctaattcttacaGTATCCTTTTGGTTGAAGATTAATTTCTGAAGCATAAAAAtggaacagtttaaaaaaaaaaagaatactttgaaTAATTTGATTGATAGTCCGGCAGCATAGCTAGAAATTTTGATTCTCCCAAGCAAGTTTCTAGGCAAGAATACTGACCGTGGACAGCAGTGAAATCAGAAAACTTAATCACTGTCCCACATGGCTCGCAGGGTCCTGGGGACCTACAGGGTACACGTGAGAGGGGAGGCAACGAACCCCAGCTGTTCCCCTGCCCTGCAGAGTCTGTTCTCTGTTACTGTTTGTACTCTGGAAAATACAAGTGTAGTGGGGAGTAGATACATGCAATGTTAAAGGAGATATGGGTGGGTAGAGTTTAACAGAATTTGCCAGTAGGTTAGGCCTGACAAATAGCCCATTTCAGGCTAGTCATGCTTTAACAACTTCTACGTTGGTCTTTAATGGGATCATTTGAGTTTTTAAGATCACAAGTGCAGACACAGCGTGAATGATGTTTATACCTTCCTTGGTGTGTTTATCCAGGCCAGGTGGGTGAAGTGGGAATCCACTGACACTGCAACGACTTCACAGTTCACATCGTGAAATTCATTGGCTTTGTCACTGAAAGCAATAATTTCTGTAGGACACACAAAGGTGCTAGGAAAAAAGGGTAGAAATTTTCATCAGAGAATTGAAAAACAAGGCTTTAAAATCTGAACAATAGGTGTCTAAAAActagttcagggacttccctggtggcacagtggttaagaatccgcttgccaatacaggggacacgggttcgagccctgggccaggaagatcccacatgccacagagcaactaagcccatgtgccacaactactgagcctgtgctctagagcccatgagccacaactactgagtctgcgtgctgcaactactgaagcccgtgagcctaaagcccgtgctccacaacaagagacgccaccgcagtgagaagcccactcgccgcaaccagagaaagcccacgcgcagcaatgaagatccaacgcagccaaaaataaaataaataaatgattaattaaaaaaaaactagttcaGTTTGCTTAAAGGTGAGAAAGGCAAAATGGTTAACCATCCTCACTGGACTCCTGGTCACAAtgatactccaatttaaaaaaaagatttatcacCTTTCTATTTAagaatcatattaaaaaaatggggGTAGGGGAGGCATATTCCAAGAAGACAAAATTTTATCTAAATAAAGTAGCTTCATGAGAAAATTCATTTTAtccttacttttctcattttccccCCGAACCAGTGAAAACTTCCTCACAGACTGGCTTACAGGAACCACTGCTCCAGAGTCCGTACATTAAACCCCTGCCCCATTAAGAGGAATGCCACTTCACCCCCTATATTTATCACTTGTAAATTAGCTACAGATGGAAACTGTATCAACAAGACCATCAGTGATAAAGGGTCAGCAGCAACCTTCCCCTTGACAAGAGTAACTAGAGACAGGCAATGTCAGCGGGGGGGCGGGGATCTCCGCTTGCTCTCAGGATGACATTAAAGCATCACAGAAAATACACTTACAAATCCAAAGGATAGAAGAAGAGCACTAAATATTTCCCCTTAAAGTCATCAAGGCTTATTTCTTTGAACTCTCCATTGACAACAGCTGTACCCTTAAAATCGGGCGCATGCTGGGTGACGGCAGGGGCATGGCATGAGGAACCTGAAAACAAAACATAGCACACACGTATATAGTTCATGGTTAAGCCAAGCacttatttggttttatttaatcctctcacAGTAATTAATTAATAGTGTAATTAAAAGTTCAGTTCAATTGTACATCTTaggtaattttttctcttttcatagtTCTAGACTGTACACAAATTCAAAGTGCTGTGGAAACTAAAAAGATAGGAGATAGTAGGGATGGAATGAACATAGAATTAAGGACAACATGACCCTCGAGGTGGATTCTAAGCATGGTTCGGATTTTGCCAAGACCAGGGCTAATGGCACAAAAGAACAGGGCAGGTGTGGGGAACAGCCCGTGGCAGAGCTTGATATAGAGAGCAGGTGTGCATGGAGGGAAGACGTGTGGGAGACAAAGCAAGGCTGGTGAAGGCCATGCTGCAAGGGCCCTTATATATCAGGCCGATGAATCTGTTCTTAAAAGAAGAGATACAGGAATCACTGGAGGCTTTCACGTAGGAGATGGATGATGCGTCGGCTGTTCTCAGGAAGATCAGTCTGCAGGGGACAGTAAGAGGAACAGGGAGGGGGGAGCCTGATGTTAGGAGGTGACTGCAGGCATCTAAGTGAGAGGTGTGGAGGGAAAGGGTAGGgcagaaggaacagaaagaaaggaaaggatttAAGAGCTGTGTCAGAATTGGAGAGGACATGCTTCTACCTGGGAAGGCGGGACAAAGGAGGCCAAGGGTCAAGATGCCTGGCTTCAGAAACAGGAGGAGCTgttgggaggggagtttgggacAGGTGACAAGGAAAGGTTTAAACCTGTGGCATTAAATCGCTACCAGAAATTTCTTAAAGCTCTGGGGaagtaaaattgtaaaatttttcagAACATTTCACCCACAGAGGGTTTGCTAAAGTATATCCCCCGAAACCATTACATGTTAAATACACTCTTTTTAAAAGGTGCGATAGATCTAAAGGAGGCATTTCCAGATATCTGAGGCTGTACTTAGCAAACCTCATATTCTAGATAATGGAGTGTAAATCTCAAGAAATAGCTGTGTGTCACTCAGATCACGGAGCAGTCCATTAGACTGGCCTAACATGGCCAAGTGGAGCCCGCCCACAAGTTTGAATCCAAATGCCTTTAGAGGAGCTGCACTGTCAGTCCCCAGTCAGCTCACACCCCTTCACACACAGCaggcccagaggcctctgagTGTTCTCACCCCACTTCAAGTTCCCCAACACGGGATTAAAACCTCTGGAACCAACAAGGAAATGCGACACAAGGGCAGATTGCCTCAGTGATTCTCAGCCCTTGGCTGCACACCAGAATCACTTGGTGagcttttgaaaaatactgatgtTCTGGTCTCACCCCAGAGACTGACTCATTTTGTTTGGGGTGGGACTGGGGCAGTGGTATGTTTGCAAAAGCTCCCCAGGGGAGTCTAATACACTGCCAGGGTTCAGAGCCCCTGTACAGAGATGACACATGTTGCCATTTTCTGGTTCAAACCAAGGCATAACAACACTTACTGGTGCTAAAGGCGAATTTTGCTTGAGCAGAGCCAGACCACAGTGCATTTGTCAAGCACGTTCTTCGAGAAGCAGCAGGCCTAAGGGCTGCAGAGGCAGAAATGCCCCAAGGAATGGCACTCACTTGTCGGACAAGCTAAAAAGAGAAACACTTTAAATTAGGAAGTATTCCCAGAATGGTGGCTGAATCCCTGGTGAGAGGGCATCAGGCCAGTAGTGGCCTCGGCTGTCCTTATTCCCGTGAACAAAAATACCAAACTCCAAACTCTAAGAGCATGGATTGAGTCTCCATGTTCTTAAAATTCCCCTCTGCTTCCTTATCCTTCAAGATTGTaaagggggttggggaggaggaaagggagatgttggtcaaagggtacaaagttgcaGTTATGTAGGATAAGTCTTGAGATCTAAAGTACAAGCATATTGACTatacttaataatactgtattgaagCTGGCAATATGTTAAGAGTAGATTTCAGGTGTACTCATTACACACAGAGAAGTAACTA is a window encoding:
- the PRDX3 gene encoding thioredoxin-dependent peroxide reductase, mitochondrial isoform X2, with the protein product MAAVAGRLLRTSLVRQVSAIPWGISASAALRPAASRRTCLTNALWSGSAQAKFAFSTSSSCHAPAVTQHAPDFKGTAVVNGEFKEISLDDFKGKYLVLFFYPLDFTFVCPTEIIAFSDKANEFHDVNCEVVAVSVDSHFTHLAWINTPRKNGGLGHMHIALLSDLTKQISRDYGVLLEGPGLALRSSPIRLLPKNILRR
- the PRDX3 gene encoding thioredoxin-dependent peroxide reductase, mitochondrial isoform X1, encoding MAAVAGRLLRTSLVRQVSAIPWGISASAALRPAASRRTCLTNALWSGSAQAKFAFSTSSSCHAPAVTQHAPDFKGTAVVNGEFKEISLDDFKGKYLVLFFYPLDFTFVCPTEIIAFSDKANEFHDVNCEVVAVSVDSHFTHLAWINTPRKNGGLGHMHIALLSDLTKQISRDYGVLLEGPGLALRGLFIIDPNGIIKHLSVNDLPVGRSVEETLRLVKAFQFVETHGEVCPANWTPDSPTIKPHPTASKEYFEKVNQ